A window of Citrus sinensis cultivar Valencia sweet orange chromosome 7, DVS_A1.0, whole genome shotgun sequence contains these coding sequences:
- the LOC102630687 gene encoding uncharacterized protein LOC102630687 isoform X1: MANINTCCPIEMEPKTLREVQLNHAIQEVAADAVQKMEPEEASISFIKDSEADGVEEKERTQKGQQFPNAVDCNVAEDQKMMNPIIKTPCQCSLMNVNVDSPDQINLKEPLSAPF, encoded by the exons ATGGCCAACATTAACACATGTTGCCCCATTGAAATGGAGCCCAAAACCTTGAGGGAAGTGCAACTCAACCATGCTAta CAGGAGGTGGCTGCAGATGCAGTTCAAAAGATGGAACCAGAGGAAGCATCAATTTCATTCATCAAG GACTCGGAAGCTGATGGAGTGGAGGAGAAAGAGCGAACACAAAAGGGGCAGCAGTTTCCGAATGCTGTTGATTGCAATGTTGCCGAGGATCAGAAGATGATGAATCCAATAATTAAAACACCCTGCCAATGTTCGTTGATGAATGTTAATGTAGATTCCCCCGATCAAATTAACCTCAAAGAGCCCTTATCTGCTCCTTTTTGA
- the LOC102630687 gene encoding uncharacterized protein LOC102630687 isoform X2 yields MANINTCCPIEMEPKTLREVQLNHAIEVAADAVQKMEPEEASISFIKDSEADGVEEKERTQKGQQFPNAVDCNVAEDQKMMNPIIKTPCQCSLMNVNVDSPDQINLKEPLSAPF; encoded by the exons ATGGCCAACATTAACACATGTTGCCCCATTGAAATGGAGCCCAAAACCTTGAGGGAAGTGCAACTCAACCATGCTAta GAGGTGGCTGCAGATGCAGTTCAAAAGATGGAACCAGAGGAAGCATCAATTTCATTCATCAAG GACTCGGAAGCTGATGGAGTGGAGGAGAAAGAGCGAACACAAAAGGGGCAGCAGTTTCCGAATGCTGTTGATTGCAATGTTGCCGAGGATCAGAAGATGATGAATCCAATAATTAAAACACCCTGCCAATGTTCGTTGATGAATGTTAATGTAGATTCCCCCGATCAAATTAACCTCAAAGAGCCCTTATCTGCTCCTTTTTGA